One stretch of Pandoraea oxalativorans DNA includes these proteins:
- a CDS encoding type II and III secretion system protein, producing the protein MVSRPRVVTADKVQALIEQGTELPYQTRNGRRNGASVQFRKATLRLEVTPLITPDGQVILDVDVRKDSVGQAVGEGFAVDTRHVRTQVQVESGGTVAIGGIYQEVKRDSRASVPWLGDVPVLGALFRNRANEDRRTELLVFLTPSVVPDGAAVGAPVALDDGTPGRSAAAPERTTSAQAVTNADEMPDAPGVSDVLGVPDVPGASAGAASPPLSDDLRDDLPPGHPRLLGVFPEATRSARPTQIPVSSGIGTQISAIYAGKRNTCRTDGGGQDHGWTRSGTTAWTAVL; encoded by the coding sequence GTGGTCTCCCGCCCGCGGGTGGTCACGGCGGACAAGGTGCAGGCGCTCATCGAGCAAGGCACGGAATTGCCTTACCAAACGCGCAACGGTCGGCGCAATGGGGCATCCGTACAGTTCCGCAAGGCGACCCTGAGGCTGGAAGTCACGCCGTTGATTACGCCGGACGGGCAAGTGATATTGGATGTGGATGTGCGCAAGGACAGCGTGGGGCAGGCCGTCGGCGAAGGCTTCGCCGTCGATACCCGGCACGTCCGGACGCAGGTGCAAGTCGAAAGCGGCGGCACGGTCGCCATCGGCGGGATATACCAGGAGGTGAAGCGGGACAGCCGCGCAAGCGTTCCCTGGCTGGGAGACGTGCCGGTGCTGGGCGCACTTTTCCGTAACCGCGCCAATGAGGACCGGCGCACGGAGTTGCTGGTGTTCCTGACACCCAGCGTGGTGCCGGACGGCGCGGCGGTCGGGGCTCCGGTCGCGTTGGACGACGGCACGCCAGGGCGGAGCGCGGCAGCGCCGGAGCGGACAACCTCGGCGCAAGCCGTGACAAACGCAGACGAGATGCCTGACGCGCCTGGGGTGTCGGATGTGCTTGGGGTGCCCGATGTGCCTGGCGCGAGCGCCGGCGCGGCGTCGCCACCCTTGTCGGACGACCTGCGTGATGACCTGCCACCCGGCCATCCCCGGCTTCTCGGGGTGTTCCCCGAGGCGACGCGTTCCGCACGCCCGACGCAGATACCGGTATCATCAGGGATTGGAACCCAAATATCAGCGATTTATGCTGGAAAACGTAATACTTGTCGGACTGATGGGGGCGGGCAAGACCACGGTTGGACGCGCAGTGGCACGACGGCTTGGACGGCAGTTCTATGA
- a CDS encoding OmpW/AlkL family protein yields MKLKHLTIAAAAMLTASGAAFAQQAGDTMVSAGWFHLSPQVSSDPLHVTGSNVPGLANVVNSRLGNTGANVDDADTLGLTLTHFFTDNIAVEGVFGVPPKFRLYGTGSLALPGGGSLASAKQWSPAILLKYYFGKAGDTWRPFLGIGASYFWYSNIELTPGFQQLASASLTGGAGGNTTASLTNSWAPVFNAGLNWNVDKHWTLAFSVSYIPVSTTAKLTTTRGPITTTSEAKVKLNPVVTFLSLGYRF; encoded by the coding sequence ATGAAGTTGAAGCATTTGACGATTGCTGCCGCGGCTATGCTGACGGCATCGGGGGCCGCCTTCGCACAGCAAGCCGGGGATACGATGGTCAGCGCAGGCTGGTTCCATCTCTCGCCCCAGGTTTCGAGTGATCCGCTGCACGTGACCGGATCGAACGTCCCGGGACTGGCCAATGTGGTGAACAGCCGTCTGGGCAACACGGGTGCCAATGTCGATGACGCCGACACGCTCGGCCTCACGCTGACCCACTTCTTCACCGACAACATCGCCGTCGAAGGCGTGTTCGGCGTGCCGCCCAAGTTCCGCCTGTATGGCACGGGCAGCCTGGCGCTGCCGGGCGGAGGCTCGCTGGCTTCGGCCAAGCAGTGGAGCCCGGCCATCTTGCTGAAGTACTACTTCGGTAAGGCGGGTGATACATGGCGTCCGTTCCTCGGTATCGGCGCGAGCTACTTCTGGTACTCGAACATCGAACTGACGCCGGGCTTCCAGCAACTGGCCAGCGCAAGCCTGACCGGCGGCGCGGGTGGCAACACCACCGCATCGCTCACCAACTCGTGGGCACCGGTGTTCAACGCAGGTCTGAACTGGAACGTCGACAAGCACTGGACGCTGGCATTCTCGGTGTCGTACATCCCGGTGAGCACGACGGCCAAGCTGACGACGACGCGCGGTCCGATCACGACGACCAGCGAAGCGAAGGTCAAGCTGAACCCGGTCGTGACGTTCCTGTCGCTCGGCTACCGCTTCTAA
- a CDS encoding REP-associated tyrosine transposase, with protein sequence MARLPRLFIPRQPQHVILRGNNRQPIFVDDEDRRVFHDRLRDAARANGLAIHAWCMMPNHLHLVATPADERSLPTTLQAVGRYYVLYFNRRHQRTGTLWEGRYRATVIEAEHYLLLASRYVELNPVRAGLVDAPGNYLWSSYNHHVGLTVDSLVTDHALYWELGNTPFERQRAYAEGFSIPLPAHEVDALRTATQKGWLLGGPEYQARMSLAANRRVSPLTRGRPRKPAANAL encoded by the coding sequence ATGGCCCGATTACCGAGACTCTTCATTCCGCGTCAGCCGCAGCACGTGATTCTGCGGGGCAATAACCGGCAGCCGATCTTCGTCGACGACGAGGACCGGCGCGTGTTCCACGACCGTCTGCGCGACGCCGCACGTGCCAACGGCCTGGCCATCCACGCCTGGTGCATGATGCCGAACCATCTGCATCTGGTCGCTACACCCGCCGACGAGCGCAGCCTGCCCACCACGTTGCAGGCGGTCGGCCGCTACTACGTGCTCTATTTCAACCGGCGCCATCAGCGCACGGGCACGTTGTGGGAGGGCCGATATCGCGCCACGGTGATCGAGGCGGAGCACTATCTGTTACTCGCCAGCCGCTATGTCGAGCTCAATCCCGTTCGTGCCGGTCTGGTCGACGCCCCGGGTAATTACCTGTGGTCGAGTTACAACCATCACGTCGGTCTGACGGTCGACAGTCTCGTGACGGACCACGCGCTCTATTGGGAGTTGGGCAACACGCCGTTCGAGCGTCAGCGCGCTTACGCGGAGGGGTTCTCGATTCCGCTGCCGGCGCACGAAGTCGACGCACTGCGTACAGCGACGCAGAAGGGATGGCTCCTCGGCGGTCCCGAATATCAGGCGAGAATGTCGCTCGCCGCGAATCGCCGGGTGAGCCCGCTCACGCGCGGGCGTCCCCGTAAACCGGCAGCCAACGCCCTCTGA
- a CDS encoding DUF883 family protein: MGIASKAETALNSSLEDARFAGRRTARAARLASGDVSSRVRDLLDDLDHALSNAKSASDVEALRAEIGDKLRQARDDFGDARANLRRRANEVWEEADGYVHERPWQTVGTVAAAALVLGFILGRS; this comes from the coding sequence ATGGGAATTGCCTCGAAAGCGGAAACGGCACTCAACAGCAGCCTGGAAGACGCACGCTTTGCCGGTCGTCGTACGGCGCGCGCTGCGCGGTTGGCAAGCGGCGATGTGTCGTCGCGAGTCCGCGATCTGCTCGACGATTTGGACCACGCGCTATCCAACGCCAAGTCGGCGTCGGATGTCGAAGCGCTTCGTGCGGAGATCGGCGACAAGCTGCGTCAGGCGCGCGACGACTTCGGCGATGCACGTGCGAATCTGCGCCGTCGCGCCAATGAAGTCTGGGAAGAGGCCGATGGCTACGTACACGAGCGCCCGTGGCAGACCGTTGGTACGGTGGCCGCAGCAGCTCTGGTGCTCGGCTTTATCCTCGGTCGCAGCTGA
- the aroB gene encoding 3-dehydroquinate synthase, with amino-acid sequence MITLKLDLGERAYPIHIGTDLLTQDALFAPHVRGTHAVIVTNTTVDPLYAERVAATLQRLGKRVVKAVLPDGEAYKNWQTLNLIFDELLGAQADRKATLIALGGGVVGDMTGFAAACYMRGVPFVQVPTTLLSQVDSSVGGKTGINHPLGKNMIGAFWQPSAVLADIGTLSTLPDRELAAGMAEVIKHGAIADEKYFDWIEANIDALNGRDTAALTYAVQRSCEIKAQVVASDEREQGLRATLNFGHTFGHAIESGLGYGEWLHGEAVGCGMVMGADLSARLGFIDETMVQRIKALVAAAKLPVTGPDLGEDRYIDLMRVDKKAEGGDIRFVLLNRLGQAFMTSVPDAELRATLRANV; translated from the coding sequence ATGATTACTCTGAAACTCGACCTTGGCGAGCGCGCCTATCCTATTCACATCGGCACCGATCTGCTGACGCAGGACGCGCTGTTTGCGCCGCACGTGCGCGGCACGCATGCCGTGATCGTGACGAACACGACCGTCGATCCGCTTTATGCGGAACGGGTCGCAGCGACATTGCAACGTCTCGGGAAGCGCGTAGTAAAGGCGGTGCTGCCCGATGGCGAGGCCTACAAGAACTGGCAGACGCTCAACCTGATCTTCGACGAACTGCTTGGCGCGCAAGCGGACCGCAAGGCCACGCTGATCGCACTGGGCGGCGGCGTGGTCGGTGACATGACCGGGTTCGCCGCCGCGTGTTATATGCGCGGCGTGCCCTTCGTGCAGGTGCCGACTACATTGCTTTCGCAGGTTGACTCTTCGGTCGGCGGCAAGACGGGTATCAATCACCCGCTCGGTAAGAACATGATCGGTGCCTTCTGGCAGCCGAGCGCCGTGCTGGCCGATATCGGCACGCTGTCGACGTTGCCGGATCGTGAGCTGGCGGCGGGTATGGCCGAAGTGATCAAGCACGGCGCGATTGCGGACGAGAAGTACTTCGACTGGATCGAAGCCAATATCGATGCCCTGAACGGTCGCGATACGGCGGCGCTGACGTATGCCGTGCAACGCTCTTGCGAAATCAAGGCGCAGGTCGTGGCCAGCGACGAACGCGAGCAGGGGCTGCGCGCCACACTCAACTTCGGTCACACGTTCGGTCACGCGATCGAATCCGGCCTGGGCTACGGCGAATGGCTGCACGGGGAGGCCGTGGGCTGCGGCATGGTGATGGGGGCGGATTTGTCGGCCCGTCTTGGCTTTATCGACGAGACGATGGTGCAACGAATCAAGGCACTGGTCGCAGCGGCCAAGCTGCCCGTGACGGGGCCGGACCTCGGCGAGGACCGGTATATCGATCTGATGCGCGTCGACAAGAAGGCAGAAGGCGGCGATATCCGCTTTGTGCTGCTCAACCGGTTGGGGCAGGCGTTCATGACGAGCGTGCCCGACGCCGAACTCCGCGCCACGCTGCGCGCTAACGTCTGA
- a CDS encoding OmpW/AlkL family protein, whose translation MTTRTYRSAACLCALGLGISLASTSASAQQAGDNVVNLGWFHIAPQDSSKPMTTSVTQEGLTPTLVPSNFTSPGSGAKVSNADTLGLVITHFFSDNIALQTVAGVPAKFKLTGQGVIAPPGLAGALTSIDLGAAQNNPIVQSVRQWSPALVLQYYFGQANSTWRPFLGVGVSYTFFTNVNLNPNFEAALNQNFGSVLAFTSGHNGPTTVEAKSSASWQPVFNAGVSYAFDKHWVAGASVSYLPLKTTANIKIKAQDGTVLSSSDAEIKLNPIVTFVSVGYKF comes from the coding sequence ATGACAACTCGGACCTATCGGTCCGCGGCGTGCTTATGCGCGCTCGGACTCGGCATTTCCCTGGCGTCCACCAGCGCCAGTGCACAACAAGCAGGCGATAACGTCGTCAACCTCGGCTGGTTCCACATCGCCCCGCAGGACTCCAGCAAACCGATGACCACCAGCGTCACTCAGGAGGGCCTCACACCTACACTGGTGCCATCGAACTTTACTTCACCCGGCAGCGGCGCGAAGGTCAGCAACGCCGACACGCTCGGGCTCGTCATCACGCACTTCTTTTCCGACAACATCGCCCTGCAGACCGTGGCCGGCGTGCCGGCCAAGTTCAAGCTCACCGGACAAGGCGTGATTGCGCCACCGGGACTGGCCGGTGCGCTCACGAGTATCGACCTCGGCGCGGCACAAAACAACCCGATCGTGCAAAGTGTGCGCCAGTGGAGCCCAGCGCTCGTGCTGCAGTACTACTTTGGTCAAGCCAATTCGACGTGGCGCCCTTTTCTGGGTGTCGGCGTGAGTTATACATTCTTCACGAACGTCAATCTCAATCCGAATTTTGAAGCGGCGCTAAATCAGAATTTCGGCAGTGTGCTGGCTTTTACTTCCGGACATAACGGGCCGACGACGGTCGAAGCCAAATCGTCGGCGTCGTGGCAACCGGTTTTCAACGCCGGTGTTTCTTATGCATTCGACAAGCACTGGGTCGCCGGGGCGTCGGTCTCCTACCTGCCACTCAAAACCACTGCGAACATCAAAATCAAGGCGCAGGACGGAACGGTACTCTCGTCGTCCGACGCCGAAATCAAGCTCAACCCGATTGTGACCTTCGTATCGGTCGGCTACAAGTTCTAA
- a CDS encoding deoxyguanosinetriphosphate triphosphohydrolase, whose translation MIDYEASLAPYAARSTASRGRRFAESAPTTRTEFQRDRDRIIHSTAFRRLEYKTQVFVNHEGDLFRTRLTHSLEVAQIGRSIARNLRVNEDLVEAVALAHDLGHTPFGHAGQDALNVCMQDYGGFEHNLQSLIVVDELEEHYGGFNGLNLCFETREGILKHCSRANARGLGELGERFLKGLQPGIEAQIANLADEIAYNNHDIDDGVRSGLLTLEQLDQVPLWHRYCTEAKLAWPDISGRRLVHETTRRIINALIVDLIATTRQRVADASPFSMDDVRASGPLVAFSAEMREQAGSLKRFLFDNLYRHYLVMRMAAKAQRIVQELFEAFISEPRLLPPNYRPENPEDQPRWIAHYVAGMTDRYAIKEYRRLFSVEPTL comes from the coding sequence ATGATCGATTACGAAGCGTCGCTTGCTCCCTACGCGGCGCGCTCCACCGCATCACGTGGCCGTCGCTTCGCGGAAAGCGCCCCCACGACACGCACCGAGTTCCAGCGCGACCGGGACCGCATCATCCACTCGACGGCCTTTCGGCGTCTCGAATACAAGACACAGGTCTTCGTGAATCACGAAGGCGATCTGTTCCGCACTCGTCTCACGCACAGTCTCGAAGTCGCGCAGATCGGACGGTCGATCGCGCGAAATCTGCGCGTCAACGAGGATCTTGTCGAAGCGGTCGCGTTGGCGCACGATCTCGGCCATACACCGTTCGGTCATGCGGGGCAGGACGCGTTGAATGTCTGCATGCAGGACTACGGCGGGTTCGAGCACAACTTGCAGAGTCTCATCGTTGTCGATGAACTCGAAGAGCACTACGGCGGCTTTAATGGATTGAACCTCTGCTTCGAGACGCGCGAAGGCATTCTGAAGCACTGCTCGCGAGCCAACGCGCGCGGGCTGGGCGAACTGGGCGAGCGCTTTCTCAAGGGGCTTCAGCCTGGCATCGAAGCGCAGATCGCGAATCTGGCCGACGAGATCGCCTATAACAACCACGACATCGACGACGGTGTGCGATCCGGTCTGCTCACGCTCGAACAACTCGATCAGGTGCCGCTCTGGCACCGTTACTGCACGGAAGCCAAGCTCGCCTGGCCGGACATCTCCGGTCGCCGTCTGGTGCATGAAACGACGCGACGCATCATCAACGCGCTGATCGTCGATCTGATTGCGACAACGCGTCAACGCGTGGCCGACGCCTCACCGTTCTCCATGGATGACGTGCGTGCGTCGGGGCCGCTCGTCGCATTCAGTGCCGAGATGCGCGAACAGGCGGGAAGTCTCAAGCGGTTCCTGTTCGACAACCTTTACCGACACTATCTCGTGATGCGAATGGCTGCGAAGGCGCAGCGCATCGTGCAGGAGTTGTTCGAAGCCTTCATTTCCGAACCGCGCCTGTTGCCGCCGAACTACCGCCCGGAGAATCCGGAAGATCAGCCGCGCTGGATTGCCCACTATGTGGCCGGTATGACCGACCGCTACGCGATCAAGGAATACCGCAGACTTTTCAGCGTCGAACCGACGCTTTGA
- a CDS encoding glutamate synthase-related protein, which produces MEKKQQPIATAAALPGEAYLAPDAQGMYDPANEHDACGVGFVAHIKGVKSHAIVEQGLKILENLDHRGAVGADPLMGDGAGILLQIPDQFYREEMAKQGVTLPPAGEYGVGMIFLPKEHASRLACEQELERTVKAEGQVVLGWRDVAIDRDMPMSPNVKATEPIIRQIFIGRGQDIMVTDALERKLYVIRKTASHRIQALKLKHGKEYFVPSMSARTIVYKGLLLCDQVGRYYRDLSDPRTVSALALVHQRFSTNTFPAWELAHPYRMVAHNGEINTVKGNVNWINARTGAISSAVLGNDLQKLWPLIYPGQSDTASFDNCLEMLTMAGYPLAHAVMMMIPEAWEQHTLMDENRRAFYEYHAAMMEPWDGPAAIAFTDGRQIGATLDRNGLRPARFVITDDDVVILASESGVLPIPESKIVKKWRLQPGKMFLIDMDQGRIIDDKELKDNLANAKPYKSWIDAVRIKLDEIEPKVEEAGVHHDTATPLLDLQQAFGYTQEEVKLLMTPMAINGEEAVGSMGNDSPLAVMSNKNKTLYHYFRQLFAQVTNPPIDPIRENMVMSLVSFIGPKPNLLDTNNINPPMRLEVSQPVLDFKEISKIRHIDKYTGGKFRSYELNICYPVAWGKEGIEARLASLCAEAVDAVKSGYNILIVSDRLTNREQVAIPALLATSAVHQHLVAQGLRTSTGLVVETGSAREVHHFALLAGYGAEAVHPYLAMETLAQIARKQGGDLTPEKAIKHFVKAVGKGLHKVMSKMGISTYMSYTGAQIFEAIGLSQELIQKYFQGTASNVGGIGIFEVAEEAVRLHRDAFGDNPVLSNMLDAGGEYAFRIRGEDHMWSPDAIAKLQHSTRSNSYQTYKEYANLINDQSKRHMTLRGLFEFRVDPQRAIPLDQVESAKDIVKRFATGAMSLGSISTEAHATLAVAMNRIGGKSNTGEGGEDPRRYRNELKGIPIKKGESLASIVGHDVIETDIELQDGDSLRSKIKQVASGRFGVTADYLVSADQIQIKMAQGAKPGEGGQLPGHKVTEYIGKLRYSVPGVGLISPPPHHDIYSIEDLAQLIHDLKNVNASSSISVKLVSEVGVGTVAAGVAKAKADHVVIAGHDGGTGASPLSSVKYAGTPWELGLAETQQTLVLNRLRGRIRVQADGQMKTGRDVVIGALLGADEFGFATAPLVVEGCIMMRKCHLNTCPVGVATQDPVLRKKFQGKPEHVVNYFFFVAEEVREIMAQLGIAKFDDLIGRADLLNTKSGVEHWKAKGLDFSRIFHLPEMEADVPRLHVETQDHGLAGALDHALIEKAMPALEKGEHVSFIQPVRNRNRTVGAMLSGEVAKRYGHEGLPQDTIHVQLKGTAGQSFGAFLARGITLDLVGDGNDYVGKGLSGGRIIVRPTNDFRGNAEDNIIVGNTVMIGAIEGEAFFNGVAGERFCVRNSGATAVVEGTGDHGCEYMTGGTVVVLGETGRNFSAGMSGGVAYVYDADGTFAAKCNTAMVALDPVLPHGEQERTVSQGLWHRGQTDEAQLRELIERHFQYTGSTRAKALLEDWDGARRKFVKVFPNEYKRALGEMAKAGDKQALAA; this is translated from the coding sequence GTGGAAAAGAAACAGCAACCGATTGCGACGGCAGCAGCGCTGCCGGGTGAGGCGTACTTGGCGCCGGACGCACAGGGCATGTACGACCCGGCCAACGAACACGATGCCTGCGGCGTTGGCTTCGTGGCACACATCAAGGGCGTGAAGAGCCACGCCATCGTCGAACAGGGTCTGAAGATTCTCGAAAATCTGGATCACCGGGGTGCCGTGGGCGCCGACCCGTTGATGGGCGACGGCGCGGGCATCCTGCTCCAGATTCCCGACCAGTTCTATCGCGAAGAGATGGCCAAGCAAGGCGTGACGTTGCCGCCGGCTGGCGAGTACGGCGTCGGCATGATCTTCCTGCCGAAGGAACATGCATCGCGCCTGGCCTGCGAACAGGAACTCGAGCGCACCGTGAAGGCGGAAGGTCAGGTCGTGCTGGGCTGGCGCGATGTCGCGATCGATCGCGACATGCCGATGTCGCCCAACGTGAAGGCCACCGAGCCGATCATCCGCCAGATCTTCATCGGCCGTGGTCAGGACATCATGGTGACGGACGCCCTCGAGCGTAAGCTGTACGTCATCCGCAAGACCGCCAGCCACCGCATTCAGGCGCTCAAGCTCAAGCACGGCAAGGAATACTTCGTGCCGTCGATGTCGGCGCGCACGATCGTCTACAAGGGCTTGCTGCTGTGCGATCAGGTCGGCCGCTACTACCGCGACCTGTCCGACCCGCGCACCGTCTCGGCACTCGCCCTCGTTCACCAGCGTTTCTCGACGAATACGTTCCCCGCATGGGAACTGGCGCACCCGTACCGCATGGTCGCGCACAACGGTGAAATCAACACCGTGAAGGGCAACGTCAACTGGATCAACGCCCGCACGGGTGCGATCTCGTCCGCCGTGCTCGGCAACGATCTGCAAAAGCTGTGGCCGCTGATCTACCCGGGCCAGTCGGACACGGCATCGTTCGACAACTGCCTCGAAATGCTCACGATGGCCGGCTACCCGCTCGCCCACGCCGTGATGATGATGATCCCGGAAGCCTGGGAACAGCACACGCTGATGGACGAGAACCGCCGCGCGTTCTACGAGTACCACGCAGCGATGATGGAGCCGTGGGACGGCCCCGCCGCCATCGCGTTCACCGACGGTCGTCAGATCGGCGCGACGCTCGACCGTAACGGTCTGCGTCCGGCGCGTTTCGTGATCACGGACGACGACGTCGTCATCCTGGCCTCGGAATCGGGCGTGCTGCCGATCCCCGAATCGAAGATCGTCAAGAAGTGGCGTCTGCAGCCGGGCAAGATGTTCCTGATCGATATGGATCAGGGCCGCATCATCGATGACAAGGAACTCAAGGACAACCTCGCCAACGCGAAGCCGTACAAAAGCTGGATCGACGCCGTGCGCATCAAGCTCGACGAGATCGAGCCGAAGGTCGAGGAAGCCGGCGTGCATCACGACACGGCTACGCCGCTGCTCGATCTGCAACAGGCGTTCGGTTACACGCAGGAAGAAGTGAAGCTGCTGATGACGCCGATGGCGATCAATGGCGAAGAAGCCGTGGGCTCGATGGGCAACGACAGCCCGCTCGCGGTCATGAGCAACAAGAACAAGACGCTCTATCACTACTTCCGTCAGCTGTTCGCGCAGGTGACGAACCCGCCGATCGACCCGATCCGCGAAAACATGGTGATGTCGCTGGTGTCGTTCATCGGCCCGAAGCCGAACCTGCTCGACACGAACAACATCAACCCGCCGATGCGTCTCGAAGTGTCGCAGCCGGTGCTGGACTTCAAGGAAATTTCGAAGATCCGTCACATCGACAAGTACACCGGCGGCAAATTCCGCTCGTACGAGTTGAACATCTGCTACCCGGTTGCCTGGGGCAAGGAAGGTATCGAAGCGCGCCTCGCCTCGCTGTGCGCGGAAGCGGTCGACGCCGTGAAGTCGGGCTACAACATCCTCATCGTCTCGGACCGTCTGACGAACCGCGAACAGGTCGCCATTCCCGCGCTGCTCGCCACGTCGGCCGTGCACCAGCATCTGGTGGCACAGGGTCTGCGTACGAGCACGGGCCTCGTGGTCGAAACGGGTTCGGCGCGTGAAGTGCACCACTTCGCACTGCTCGCAGGCTACGGCGCAGAAGCCGTTCACCCGTACCTCGCGATGGAAACGCTCGCACAGATCGCTCGCAAGCAAGGCGGCGACCTGACGCCCGAGAAGGCCATCAAGCACTTCGTGAAGGCCGTCGGCAAGGGCCTGCACAAGGTCATGTCGAAGATGGGCATCTCGACGTACATGTCGTACACGGGCGCTCAGATTTTCGAAGCGATCGGTCTGTCGCAGGAACTGATTCAGAAGTACTTCCAGGGCACGGCGTCGAACGTCGGCGGTATCGGCATCTTCGAAGTGGCCGAGGAAGCGGTGCGTCTGCATCGCGATGCGTTCGGCGACAACCCGGTGCTCTCGAACATGCTCGACGCCGGCGGCGAATACGCATTCCGCATTCGCGGCGAAGACCACATGTGGTCGCCGGACGCCATCGCCAAGCTCCAGCACTCGACCCGCTCGAACTCGTACCAGACGTACAAGGAATACGCGAACCTCATCAACGACCAGAGCAAGCGCCACATGACGCTGCGCGGTCTGTTCGAGTTCCGCGTCGATCCGCAGCGCGCGATCCCGCTCGACCAGGTGGAATCGGCGAAGGACATCGTCAAGCGTTTCGCTACGGGCGCCATGTCGCTCGGTTCGATCTCGACCGAAGCGCACGCTACGCTGGCCGTCGCCATGAACCGTATCGGCGGCAAGTCGAACACGGGTGAAGGCGGCGAAGACCCGCGTCGCTATCGCAACGAACTCAAGGGCATTCCGATCAAGAAGGGCGAATCGCTCGCCTCGATCGTGGGTCACGACGTCATCGAGACGGACATCGAACTGCAAGACGGCGACTCGCTGCGCTCGAAGATCAAGCAAGTCGCCTCGGGCCGCTTCGGCGTGACGGCGGACTATCTGGTCTCCGCCGATCAGATCCAGATCAAGATGGCGCAGGGCGCGAAGCCGGGCGAAGGCGGTCAGTTGCCGGGTCACAAGGTGACCGAGTACATCGGCAAGCTGCGCTACTCGGTGCCGGGCGTGGGTCTGATCTCGCCGCCGCCGCACCACGACATCTACTCGATCGAAGATCTGGCACAGCTCATTCACGATCTGAAGAACGTGAACGCGTCGTCGTCGATCTCGGTGAAGCTCGTGTCGGAAGTCGGCGTGGGCACGGTGGCGGCCGGTGTCGCGAAGGCCAAGGCCGATCACGTGGTGATCGCCGGTCACGACGGTGGTACGGGGGCATCGCCGCTCTCGTCGGTGAAGTACGCCGGCACGCCATGGGAACTGGGCCTGGCCGAGACGCAACAGACGCTGGTGCTCAACCGCCTGCGTGGTCGTATCCGCGTGCAGGCCGACGGTCAGATGAAGACCGGTCGCGACGTGGTGATCGGTGCGCTGCTCGGCGCAGACGAATTCGGCTTCGCGACGGCACCGCTCGTCGTCGAGGGCTGCATCATGATGCGCAAGTGCCATCTGAACACCTGCCCGGTCGGCGTCGCGACGCAAGATCCGGTGCTGCGCAAGAAATTCCAGGGCAAGCCGGAGCACGTCGTCAATTACTTCTTCTTCGTGGCCGAGGAAGTGCGCGAGATCATGGCGCAACTGGGCATCGCGAAGTTCGACGACCTGATCGGTCGCGCCGATCTGCTCAACACCAAGTCGGGTGTCGAACACTGGAAGGCGAAGGGTCTCGATTTCAGCCGCATCTTCCACCTGCCGGAAATGGAAGCCGACGTTCCGCGTCTGCACGTCGAGACGCAGGACCACGGTCTGGCCGGTGCACTCGATCACGCACTGATCGAGAAGGCAATGCCGGCGCTGGAGAAGGGCGAGCACGTCTCGTTCATCCAGCCGGTGCGTAACCGTAACCGTACGGTCGGCGCGATGCTCTCGGGCGAAGTGGCCAAGCGCTACGGTCACGAAGGGCTGCCGCAAGACACGATCCACGTGCAGCTCAAGGGCACGGCGGGGCAGAGCTTCGGCGCGTTCCTCGCACGCGGCATCACGCTGGACCTCGTGGGCGACGGTAACGACTACGTCGGCAAGGGTCTGTCGGGCGGTCGCATCATCGTGCGTCCGACCAACGACTTCCGTGGCAATGCCGAAGACAACATCATCGTGGGCAACACCGTGATGATCGGCGCCATCGAAGGCGAAGCGTTCTTCAACGGCGTGGCCGGCGAGCGTTTCTGCGTGCGTAACTCGGGCGCAACGGCGGTCGTGGAAGGCACGGGCGACCATGGTTGCGAATACATGACGGGCGGCACGGTGGTCGTGCTGGGCGAGACCGGCCGTAACTTCTCGGCAGGTATGTCGGGTGGTGTGGCTTACGTGTACGACGCTGACGGCACGTTCGCCGCCAAGTGCAACACGGCGATGGTCGCGCTCGATCCGGTGCTGCCGCACGGCGAGCAGGAGCGTACGGTGAGCCAGGGTCTGTGGCATCGCGGCCAGACGGACGAGGCACAGCTGCGCGAGCTCATCGAGCGTCACTTCCAGTACACGGGCTCTACGCGTGCGAAGGCGCTGCTCGAAGACTGGGACGGCGCACGCCGCAAGTTCGTGAAGGTGTTCCCGAACGAATACAAACGCGCGTTGGGCGAAATGGCCAAGGCGGGCGACAAACAAGCACTGGCGGCCTGA